One region of Salinibacterium sp. TMP30 genomic DNA includes:
- a CDS encoding DsbA family oxidoreductase has protein sequence MTVNKTAANANEPVKVDIWSDVQCPWCYIGKRRFEAAIESSGIAVDIEYHSFELAPDTPVEYEGTPIQFLSERKGLPMPQVEEMLTRVTDIATSLGLHYDYEHIHQTNTVKAHELLHYAKAHGRQLEMKERLLEAYFVKTEHVGRIEDLADIAASIGFDRDDVVRVLESSEYLPAVKADVDLAMQYGIQGVPFFVIDGKYGVSGAQESESFANVLSQVLTERDA, from the coding sequence ATCACAGTGAATAAAACTGCTGCAAACGCCAACGAACCCGTAAAAGTCGACATCTGGTCTGATGTTCAGTGCCCATGGTGCTACATCGGCAAGCGACGGTTCGAAGCTGCTATCGAAAGCTCGGGCATAGCCGTCGATATCGAGTACCACTCCTTTGAGCTCGCACCCGATACTCCCGTCGAATACGAGGGCACCCCCATCCAGTTCCTGAGCGAACGCAAAGGGCTCCCGATGCCGCAGGTCGAAGAGATGCTTACCCGTGTAACCGACATCGCGACTAGCCTCGGACTCCACTATGACTACGAGCACATCCATCAGACCAACACGGTTAAGGCTCACGAACTTCTCCACTATGCCAAGGCCCACGGTCGTCAGCTTGAGATGAAAGAGCGCCTCCTTGAGGCTTACTTCGTGAAGACTGAGCACGTCGGGCGCATCGAGGATCTTGCTGATATTGCGGCATCCATTGGTTTCGATCGCGACGATGTGGTTCGCGTTCTCGAATCGAGCGAATACCTGCCCGCAGTCAAGGCAGACGTGGATCTTGCCATGCAATATGGCATTCAGGGTGTGCCATTTTTCGTGATTGACGGCAAATATGGAGTTTCGGGCGCGCAAGAAAGTGAAAGTTTCGCTAACGTTCTCTCACAGGTACTTACTGAAAGAGATGCGTAA
- a CDS encoding glycosyl hydrolase, producing the protein MVALTVVTGCTTQTPAPSTVGAGILPDSTVGPLIEALPARTITALPTARLADGLIPPTNKWFSGLVFGDDPLPVFPLPLAFQMTEQGFAFGVPAIVTNDNVIAGGFFGALTADIGADDYAVSAYDEASVTIANTADGIEIGTTVIAEGSPFVSFTATKSVTVDLGQSLTAGTGAWTITIDGTEYGLVSDGAMAASTTVLTLSPGQVATWFAVSTGGSLADYVTAAASPIMSTSIHYSVANDRTTTSITYETTDGSPTIVAAMPHQYASLGASTVCETSSWKSVYGQLLACAGTELTWSVPTVTPAGSIDLSQFSDDNKFRLVAQLTIDVASTLPAPADTYYGGKWMYRLTNMLDIARQLGADDLATTITDQLVNAMDGWADPDGCTNRTERCFVYDEQARGIVGLAPSFGSDQFNDHHFHYGYFLYTAGVLAAADPTLVTRWAPVMNLLAADIAAQSDNTYFPERRVFDAYAGHSWASGTAPFADGNNQESSSEAVSAWNGLALWAAASNQPDLATEAQWMLSAEAESALAYWTNFDRSDAVYDGFGHTVASLNWGGKRDYATWFSAEPSAMLGILVLPMSPVAGYLGIDPDRVRANLSEAAPQGSDVLFGDYLLMYSALAGSEDAAAALDESANLTEDRIDDGNSRSYMLAWIMSKL; encoded by the coding sequence GTGGTGGCCCTCACGGTCGTCACCGGATGCACGACTCAGACACCTGCCCCGAGTACCGTGGGGGCCGGAATACTGCCAGACAGCACGGTCGGACCATTGATCGAAGCGCTGCCTGCGCGAACCATCACGGCCCTGCCCACAGCTCGACTGGCCGACGGGCTCATCCCGCCCACCAACAAGTGGTTTTCCGGGCTGGTGTTCGGGGACGACCCCCTGCCGGTCTTCCCCTTGCCGTTGGCATTTCAGATGACAGAGCAGGGGTTCGCGTTCGGTGTACCTGCCATAGTCACCAACGACAACGTAATCGCTGGCGGCTTTTTTGGCGCACTGACTGCAGACATCGGAGCGGACGACTATGCAGTTAGCGCCTACGACGAGGCCTCAGTCACCATCGCAAATACTGCTGATGGGATTGAGATCGGAACTACCGTTATCGCCGAAGGATCACCGTTCGTGAGTTTCACCGCCACGAAGTCTGTGACCGTAGATCTCGGGCAGTCACTGACCGCTGGCACCGGAGCGTGGACCATCACGATCGACGGCACCGAATACGGACTCGTCAGCGACGGGGCTATGGCTGCGTCAACAACAGTGCTGACGCTCTCCCCAGGTCAGGTGGCGACCTGGTTTGCCGTCTCAACGGGGGGCTCCCTGGCTGACTACGTGACGGCCGCCGCGTCGCCCATCATGAGCACGAGCATCCACTATTCGGTTGCTAACGACAGAACCACAACGAGCATCACCTACGAAACCACTGACGGATCACCCACCATCGTTGCAGCAATGCCACACCAGTATGCATCACTCGGAGCCAGCACAGTATGCGAAACGAGCAGTTGGAAGAGCGTCTACGGGCAGCTTCTGGCGTGCGCCGGGACAGAGCTGACCTGGTCGGTACCAACGGTCACTCCTGCTGGATCGATTGACCTTTCGCAATTTTCTGACGACAACAAGTTTCGACTCGTTGCGCAGTTGACAATCGATGTCGCATCAACTCTGCCAGCGCCCGCCGACACCTACTACGGCGGAAAGTGGATGTACCGCCTGACCAACATGCTCGATATTGCACGTCAGCTCGGCGCCGATGATCTCGCAACCACCATCACAGATCAGCTCGTGAATGCCATGGACGGGTGGGCTGATCCTGACGGGTGCACAAACCGCACCGAACGCTGCTTCGTCTACGACGAACAGGCGCGCGGAATAGTCGGACTTGCCCCGTCGTTCGGGTCAGACCAGTTCAACGACCACCACTTTCACTACGGATACTTTCTCTACACCGCAGGAGTGCTCGCCGCCGCCGACCCCACTCTCGTAACACGGTGGGCGCCTGTGATGAACCTTCTGGCGGCCGATATCGCAGCACAGAGCGACAACACCTACTTTCCAGAGCGTCGGGTTTTCGACGCCTACGCGGGCCACTCGTGGGCGAGCGGTACAGCGCCGTTTGCCGACGGTAATAATCAGGAATCCAGTTCAGAAGCAGTCAGCGCGTGGAATGGGCTCGCGCTGTGGGCTGCCGCAAGCAACCAGCCAGACCTCGCCACAGAAGCACAATGGATGCTCTCAGCAGAAGCAGAGTCGGCCCTTGCCTACTGGACCAACTTCGATAGAAGCGACGCTGTCTACGACGGATTCGGCCACACCGTTGCGTCACTGAACTGGGGCGGAAAACGCGACTACGCTACGTGGTTCAGTGCGGAGCCGAGCGCGATGTTGGGAATTCTCGTGCTGCCCATGAGCCCGGTCGCCGGTTACCTCGGCATAGACCCCGATCGAGTGCGTGCGAACCTCTCCGAAGCTGCACCACAAGGCTCAGACGTACTATTCGGCGACTATCTGCTGATGTACTCAGCTCTGGCCGGCTCAGAAGATGCGGCTGCTGCACTTGACGAGAGTGCGAACCTCACCGAGGACCGCATCGACGATGGCAACAGTCGGAGCTACATGCTCGCCTGGATAATGAGCAAGCTCTAG
- a CDS encoding biotin/lipoyl-binding protein — protein MTWRSNLKLFIGLVAVLALVLGLTVIFTQRQAQVTSVSASIAAERYPVGIDYGGTLVESFITTDDQRVSEGDVLFTLQSPSLQADLAEGLLKPETVAYTVTEDGTITLTAAVPGTVRDVTTQPGSFVQAGQVLATIERVGTLSVVAQYELTGRDYSRIGDGAPVILLLPNGASIEGSVSTIDVQTVDGQAETTIRVHSASLTDGAYNGLVKAGTPVTATLKLSDDGILAGAFDGFSDFLRKIGL, from the coding sequence ATGACCTGGCGCAGTAACCTCAAACTATTTATCGGACTCGTGGCAGTACTCGCGCTCGTGCTCGGGCTGACCGTCATCTTTACCCAGCGCCAAGCACAGGTCACCAGTGTCTCAGCATCCATTGCGGCCGAACGTTATCCCGTCGGCATCGACTACGGCGGCACGCTCGTTGAAAGCTTCATCACGACAGATGACCAGCGAGTGAGTGAGGGCGACGTCCTCTTCACACTGCAAAGCCCCTCACTGCAGGCTGACCTCGCCGAAGGGCTTCTAAAGCCGGAGACCGTCGCCTACACCGTTACCGAGGATGGCACCATCACCCTTACCGCCGCAGTGCCTGGCACCGTGCGGGATGTCACGACCCAACCGGGTTCGTTCGTTCAAGCGGGTCAGGTTCTCGCGACTATCGAAAGGGTAGGTACGTTGTCTGTCGTGGCACAATACGAGCTAACGGGGCGTGACTACTCTCGCATCGGCGATGGAGCACCCGTCATACTGCTCCTACCGAATGGCGCAAGCATCGAGGGCTCGGTGTCGACCATCGACGTTCAGACCGTGGACGGCCAGGCGGAGACCACCATCCGAGTACACAGCGCGTCTCTTACTGATGGCGCGTACAACGGTCTCGTGAAAGCCGGTACGCCGGTGACCGCAACGCTAAAGCTGAGCGACGATGGCATATTGGCGGGCGCTTTCGACGGTTTCTCTGACTTCCTGAGAAAAATTGGCCTGTAG